The genomic segment tcctttcctttcatttgttaCCTGTCTGCAGTTTTAACAGCTTTATAATTCTACCTAATATGATGCTCAATTAGTGGATAGACTtaaatacatgtgtgtgcaGGTATGGTGGGCGAAGTATTAGAGCTACTCATCCTATTTACATGTGAATTGGACGACCAACTGCATGAACCACAGTCTTCAGATTGAGGTTTGCTTTTAAAATAGAGAATTATTATTCCTCCTATTCATCCATAAGGCTCTCACATCTGTAATAGAGTATCTGAGGTAAGGTAGGTTAACCCAAGCTTTTATTTACCACTACAGCTCTAGTTGTAAGTGATAATGACCTACCAACAAAACGTTCTATTCCTTTCTTCAGTCTTGGATTGTCTGCAAAAAAACAAGCATTCTCTGTGAGCACACTGAACAAATAATCAATGACGACAACAAATCAACCTCGCCAAAATGGACTCACCAAACACGATGAGGCGGGTGTGTGTGTCGGTGGAGCCCAGAGGATTCTGGGCCGTGCAGCGGAACATGGAGCCATTGAGCTCTGCAGGAACTCTCTCCAAAACAAGTTCTCGCCCATCATGTTCCTCTCTGCCATCCAGCAGAGGACCCCCAACCTTAGTCCAGGTGAACATGGGCTCTGGGAAAACCTCGCTCTgcggggacacacacacacacacacacacacacacacacacacacacacacacacacacacacacacacacacacacacacacacacacacacacacacacagcagacaggtGTGTGATTAGAGAGCTGTGAGGTCACAGTCTCAACAGCTGCTGGCTCTGAGTCATGTTCCTCTGTAACACTGCAGGGTTCCTGCTAAGAAACATTTTGACTTCACATCAGAAGCATTTATAATGAAGTCTTAATTATTCTGGCCACTCATCTTTGTGTGAAATATGAACTCATGGGTAGATATGTTAAAAAGGAGTGGGGTGAAAGCTCTGAGCTCATAATAAAGTGAGCGCTCCACTCATGTTTCATCACTCAGATAACAAGAAATGCAGCTTGTAGCACAGACTTCACTGGCATTAAGGATGATCTCCTGCCTATTGAGAGCGGAACCTCAACATGAAATGCACTGGATCTACTCTCAGAACTCTCCACAGGCTGAAATGATGAGTTGCTATTTAATGTGATGTCGTATTTTCAGTTTCTCTATGATCAGATTAATGTTTGTTTACTATTTGGATAATTTCTTAGTATCACCCTGTTAAAGATGAGGTTTTCCTTACCATtgcccagccagcatgtccatatGGGTCACACATGGGTTAAATATGGTAtacgtgggtactgagtggacATTGGCTTAAACTGGGCAAGTTTTgggggtcccacatggtttcagtaataTGGGctccacatgtgaagcccaggcgggctgactgtatgagccctgtaaaggatgtaagtgggctaagcgggcatgggcaaattgtatgggacccatattgtttcagtaacatgggccccgcCTAAAAACCCAGCCAGAACCCACTTGACGCCCATCTGTGCAAACACAGGTGTGGACAAACCCATGTGGGACCCattgcagcccaaatgtaacccttattAGCCCACATGgactatatgaataaatattgattgattgatatgtcaaattttccaaaaacattttttaaacacttcAGCTGTCctgtattataataatataaataagttCTTGTATCTTTTCTTCTCTTGCAAAGTTTTGAAACATTGAATTTTCTGTGGGATCTGTTTGGATTGAATACttgaattaattattaatcattgGTTcccaatttaaatattttgttgataaaaattattataatcatttataatttagCAAAGTCtgtgcaggttttttttctattctgtGGCTCTTGAGATACATTTGATGTTGGAGATATTTTAATGATGAAAGTTAATGATGTGATGTAactgtttcatgtgtttgattAAACACATCTGGGTTGATTGTTGCAGCATGATGATTTGGTTTATTCATAAATTCTGCACTGTCTACAGTCATCTTTACCAGCTTGTCCTTCGCTGTATGACAGAACTTCCTGTTTTAGGGTCAGGGTTGATAAATTACTCAATAATGAACTTACACTTAGTGCGTGTGCCTCCTTTCTTTATTATCCCCTGAACGAGCAacacataacataaaaaaaaccctgtggcatcatttttatttcattcaccTACACAACTGATTTGTCCTACACACTGGGGGTTTATTAGACCATATGTCATTTCATGTGCAACATCCTGACATTTTTCCTTGAATGAATGACTGAGGCTTTAGGGCTGCTCTGTGCTCTGAGGAACTAGAGCTCTGCTAACTGACTGCAAAACTAACAAGCAGATGCTGTGTGGGTTTCCATACATGTCTGACCTTAAGCAATCCGTCAACTTTTAACATGCAAGTTTTGTGCAAGTTCTTGATCACAAGCAGCTGCTGTTGACAGTGAAAAATCTAAGTCATAATAGTTCACTGAGCATTTTATCACGATATTTCTCAAAAAACTGGAAGTTGTAAGTTGAAAATGAGCAATGACCGACAAAAATCTGAAAAGACTCTTGTCGTGTATATTGCATGCACTTTGTAGATGGTCCCTAACTCCAGTTTTCTAGACGcaaaaataatatgtttttcatCATATCTACTaaattttatgtatttatatattatatattttatactactactactacagtctacagttagccactgAGTTTTATGCcattactttacacagactttaaattgcAGTATAGGAATGTGTGTGGATTCATTcctgtgtatacagtatatatataaaatcctgaacacagaaatgttgaaacacagtttgtgaagcctagctccacaattcaaatctaaatggttgaaatgctttttacaccttttttagaaatgcatttatgacctatttaatgtgtttagaagaaaatgtctgaattcactgtacacagtctttaaagtaaGGTTGCTATTCAGATAAATCTCAGTCATAAATTGACTGTCTCATGCTTGATTGGGACTCACGTGTTTTATCATAATGGCAGCACCTCGAAAACCCAACATTACATTGTCCCTGCTTGCAACAGCTTCACAGTAGCACATGAGAAAAGGTAACTCAAGTCTCTGCAACTTGATTTGAAAAGTGAGCAGAAAGGAACTGAAACCAATTGCTGCCTGGAAGAAAAGACATACACTGGTCAAAGGAATGCCTTTTTCattctgtacatatatatttgaTACTGGAAATGTCCTCTACCCTTTGTGGTTTTTTTTAGAACTTCAAAGAACTTTTCTCTGTTTGAAGAGCCTCTGTGTTAAGAACTCACTGCAGAAGGTCCCAGCTTGAAGCCCTGGACAGTGATCCGCACTGTGTCTCCCACCTTGGCCTTACTGGGGCTCATGGTCAGCTTAGGTCCTTTGGgagcagctgagagaaaaaatgaaataaaacattagtCTGTGAGACAACACTCAACTTTTATATCCCTGAAAGTAATAATAGTACCTGTAACTTtattatgggttagggttagggtatgtcCTTTATATGTAACCTGTTGAAATGTACCAGTTCAAACTGTGCTGAAGGCTCAGGATGACCCACTTACTGTTTATTGTTTTCACTTCAATTGGATTTAATGAATTCAGTGGTTTGACCCTGTTTATTCTTTCCAGCCCTGAAATTGTCCTCCAAAGATTTGGTTGTGTTCAGGTTTAAATAACGACTGCTCCTCATACATCTCAAGTCTGTTAGCCCTTCAAGTAGTGTTTCCTCTGTAACATCTCTGTGGTTGGGGTTAGGTCCTAAATAAGATTCTAGGCAAGGCAAGGTAAGGCAGTTtaatttatatagcgcatttcatacacaatggcaactcaatgtgctttacataaaacagaaacattaaaacatacaattaacccccccccccaccccccataataaaaacaaagtacagaaaaatagaaagacataaataaaatgctagaattgagcattaaatataagattgcagcataaaataataattagctttaaaatcattaaaaggatatagagtgcaaatgaaagattaaaatataaagtgctttaaaagagctcaatcataagctcaggagaagagaaatgtttttaacctggatttaaaaatgttcacagttggggctgatttcaagtctgctggtagtttgttccagttgtgtaaaatctgcttcatcatgtttagtttgagtcagtagatctcagagctctgggctcaactatctgacctgagtcagtagatttcagagctctgggctcaactatctgacctgagtcagtagatctcagagctctgggctcaactatctgacctgagtcagtagatcccagagctctactgggtttatattctactaacatgtcatttatgtattctggacctaaaccattcagtgatttgtagaccagtagcagaactttaaaatctattctatagctgactgggagccagtgtaaagactttagaactgactgggagccagtgtaaagactttagaactgactgggagccagtgtaaagactttagaactgactgggagccagtgtaaagactttagaactgactgggagccagtgtaaagactttagagctgactgggagccagtgtaaagactttagaactgactgggagccagtgtaaagactttagaactgactgggagccagtgtaaagactttagaactgactgggagccagtgtaaagactttagaactgactgggagccagtgtaaagactttagaactgactgggagccagtgtaaagacgttagaactgactgggagccagtgtaaagactttagaactgactgggagccagtgtaaagactttagaactgactgggagccagtgtaaagactttagaactgactgggagccagtgtaaagactttagaactgactgggagccagtgtaaagactttagagctgactgggagccagtgtaaagactttagagctgactgggagccagtgtaaagactttagaactgactgggagccagtgtaaagactttagaactgactgggagccagtgtaaagactttagaactgactgggagccagtgtaaagactttagaactgactgggagccagtgtaaagactttagaactgactgggagccagtgtaaagactttagagctgactgggagccagtgtaaagactttagagctgactgggagcctcttctctttattgccaaaaacaatgatctcagttttgtcctgatttaattgaaggacattttggttcatccaattagttacttgctctaaacagtgacaaaaCACTTTGATATTGCAAAGATATTATTCTAGTAGAATAATCTCATACTTTTGGGGGAGGTTGGTTTGCTACATCTATTTTTAGTTAAtcacttattatttattatgttttatttaataggGACAGATACAATAAACATAGACATGCTAAAACAACTGATGCAATATCAAAGTGTTTAtaaatagtaaatggactgtacttatgaAGCACTTTTCTCGTAGTTATGACTACTCAAAGTGATTTTACACtaaatgtcacattcacccattcacactcattcatacactgttggcacagcaacggaagcaatttggggttaagtatcttgcccatgGACACAtcgactggaggagccgggaatctaaccgccaatcttccaattggtggacgacacAGACAGAATGCTGATTTGCAACACCTGTCTCTAGAAGAGCTTTTGTGAAAGTAAGAGATTTATtgttactgtcttttatttcattttatttttactttgtcttatttattttaatgatatgTTTTCATATTATATTCTCATCATCTCCTTACTGTGTTTCATTGTCCTCTACCTTCATCTGGTTAATGTCAGTCTTATTACtgctctgtgtgttgtgtgtcttgcTTTGTATTGTACTGCTTTTGCCTTGTTTGTCAAAgcactataaataaagttattattgttattattattatttattattattataaaaagtaaaaaaaggaagtaaaccAAGTACATTAgaacaacaaatacaatataGCATAGAATAAAGAAGACAAGCAAggttaaacataaaaactagACATGAAGACATTTGTGTTGCTCAATTAACCAGGATTTAGTGAGTCTCTTGAAAAAGGTGAAGTGTGCAGCAAACTTCGAATTCCAGATTTTTGCTCTTTTCACAGAGAACAGCCGTCTGAGCGAAAAGATGTTTTGCAAAATAAGACTTTACATTTTCCACTTAAAGCTGCTCTGGTGGATGCTGCAGCTCTGGAGTCTCTTGATGTATTTGCACAAAGGTTGAGGAGCAAgtccatttaaacatttaaacacaggttTTACATAAGGCTTTTACTTAAATATGACAATGATTATTAGTTATTAGTGATGGGCACTGCTAAATCAGTATGAATAGACGTTAAAGACTGAGGAAGAGAACAAGTACTACCATGTTTTCCCTTTGCTGTAGATATTTGGTTGTCCTCTAATGGTACAAGGTTAAAGTTGGCAAGGCTTCTGAAAGCCTACTGATGCCCTTGGCTGACTCCATTAGTTTTGCCAATATGGCTTAAAATAATATCACAAGATATTTCTACAACAATGATAACTGTCAGAGCTACCACTCTGTGCTCTGATTTAAATAGACCTGCTGTGCTGAAGGTAGTCAGCTGATCAATGAAGGATCAATGAACTTTAGTACAGACAGTACTGAGTGAAACATGTCTGCTGTCCTTCAGCCTCTACTCTTCACAACCTGGAAGAACTCTggatgttttctcttttatcaCCAAGCTGTCACATGTTATCACTATAATGTAAAGAAAGCACCatgagtcacttcctgtctgtgactTGCTCAGTATAGTTTCTACATGATGGAATCTGTTATGTGAGGAAGTTCCTCTGCTCTTTTTTCTGAAGATAATAAATGATGTCAAGTCAAGTGACTGAAGTTATTCCACAGCAGAGCATCAACAGTACATCCAtgtaatactgtgtgtgttgctgcagtATATAGCCATAGTAAACACATCAACATCACAATACACTATTGTGATATCACAACTTCACAGATTTATTCCAGTATTATTATGAATGATATGATATGGCACATCCCTATTTTCCATATGACCAGTGACCCTCGCCTTGCAACTCATAGCAGTCCCTCAGGAGTCTCCCACACTGTCAGACACTAGTACGTGAACAAACTGGCGAGCCCTGAAGTCCCCAAACAGTCTTGGTATCCTTTGGCATATGGGTAAGAATTCAGCCTGTACAGGAGGAGTCGACAGCAGGAGTGTGTACGGCAGCTTGCATCACCAGCGTGTATATTGTATCCAGCTCATGGGTTTATTGTAGTACTGAACTTCAGTCAtgtataatgtgaaaatgtgtcactACCACTGTGTTGAAGTAAACTAAACAATGTCAGAGTGTTTGAAAGGTTTAGTAATagtttaacctttacatactgttcagatcaaatttgacccacaGCCGTAAAAACAACCCAAattttttgtccattgaggctgttctgggtcaaatttgacaacATATCTTTTGATATGGATTTTATATTCACCAGAGTGGGTCAAATCAAGGGAAATGGTGGTTACTGTATATAGACAATCTTGAAACTGTACATGCCATGTATGTGTATATTCTTTAATGGGACAATAGTGACAGAGTTCATGGGGTAACTTGTGACTAGAAATAGCTACATTCATCTAGGTTGCCATGGTTGCCATTTCTCCtaaaaatgagtggtgtaaaagctaaaaaatacactctctctgctctctgaaacatgaatcaaggtttaatcacatttattgatcagtcagatccactattgatgctttctaaacacatctgtggttcaacatttgttatagacactttttatgaggagattcttagacaGGGTCAAAACTGACCTACAACATTctgtgagggtgtagaatatgaacagtatgtaagggttaaggttGTAACTGCTGGCAGTTATTTTGGTCATAAACAAAGTCAACACAGCAGGAGAAGATGGGAGGTTTTGGTAAAGTTGGGCTCAGAGAGTGAAATGGTAAAAAAATCATGTCTGCACTGacgtaaacacattaaaaaattTAGCAGCACGTCTGACAGCAGTGGTTCTCCTCTTCAATAATATGAACATGACTTCATAATAACCAGATGATGTAATGAACAGGATTCAGACAGTTCAGTGTGCATgttatttaagtgtgtgtgtgtgtgtgtgtgtgtgtgtgtgtgtgtgtgtgtgtgtgtgtgtgtgtgtgtcagtgtatctctgtccgtgtgtgtgtccatgtgtctgtgtctgtcaatgtgtctctgtgtccatGAATCtgagttaatgtgtgtgtgtgtgtgtgtgtgtgtgtgtctcacccaGTGTGACCTCGGCCTGCATGGGCATGGACAGGGCAGGGTGGTTCACCTCACAGCTGAACAGAGCCTCGTTGTCCAGCTGGGGGTTGAGGCTCCAGGTCAGCATGGCTCTCACCTCCATGGTGCCGTCACCCGACGCACGCTGTCGGTGCTGGAAGTAGTAAAGAGGGTCGCTGGTCTGGACCCAGCGTGGAAACTCCCGGCTCACCACCGTCTCAGGGATCACCTCGGTGGTCGGCTCAGGGCTCGACTCAGACTCTTGGGCTTGACCCTCTTCAGAGCTATCGGGGCCATCTTGACCCAGCCGAGCAGGGTTTCCCTCTTTCTCCGGCAAAGACAGGGACTTCCGGAGCTTGGTGTCATCAAGGTCTCGACTGGGGAGAACCTCGGAGCTCCTGAGCCCGGCCTGGCTCCTGCCTCTGGTTTTTCCTTGACCAGGCCTCTTGCTTTGGTCTCCCACTGAGGAGGAAAACTGGGTTGTTGGCACCACATCAATAAGCTCACCGTCCCGTTTGAAGTACACCTGAAAGACAGGGAAAGGACAGGTGAACATAACAGGAACCAGTGGCGTAAATATCAACCGGTGCAGCTGCAGTCTGGGGctcatgaaggaaaaaaaaacaaacaaacaaaaaagcagtgcgcaaaagaggaaggaaagaaagcaggatgagggtaaagttaaaatgaccaaattagacaCGTTTTTTACTCCAACCCAGGCAAAAGCATAGTCCCGCCGGAAGCTAGCGGTAGCTTGCCAGCTAGCTCCGTAAATGAAGCGGCATTGACCCTACTGCCCGTCCTGCTTctccggactcagtggactggctatactctctattgagaacagcagagcgaGGACTTTGGACCTGAGCAGCGTTGTAAATGACTTTGCTGAGCGCGAGACCCGTAAGATGAGCTTCtaatgagtgagtacagcttctctttgttatgaAGTGGAATTAGTGGGATTTAAATCTATGGCAATGTACTTGTACTTGCACTTTCgggaaaaatgattgtgtgatataggtgccacatccattcattaatgctGTGGGAATATAATGAGCTGTATTTTTGATGGTTATGCTTATGGACATACTGTGCAAGATAtctttgtgtagctttgttagtgtcggctatatttgtttatatatgtTTGGAGACAGGCTGTTAGATAACTGTTGATATGGATCTTCGgctgctgtccgtggtgctgaaaggcTGGtttgcaggatgagtgtgtggccaGTCACCTGTAACATCTCGAGtggctgtgcgtgtgtgtgtccaagcgtgtgtgtgtgcgtgtgcttgtgtttaGGGCGGGGGTGGGGGCACAAAAATTGCACCGGGGCCTATCACCATGATGTTACGCTGCTGACAGGAACAGTGGTGGCATTTCAGATTATAACCCTGACATGTCCTTGGTCTACACTTCTTGTGTCTGATAACCAGTTTGTCAGTCAACTGCAAAGCACTTTAAACtgcattaacctgtatgaaagctgctgtataaataatgtTTGATTGATCTTTTCACTCTGGATAGAACCTCCATCTGAAATGACAGTTGGCTGTGTGCTCTCACAGTCACTTAAAGGACAGAACACGCTTTTACTGAGTCAAATACTTAGTCACTATAGCAGTTGTTTAAAAGGTGCTATGGAGCCTACCATGGTGTTTGACAGGAACATGCACACTATTACATAAGGTTGTTTACAGATGTACCGAGATCAAGTGTGAAAATTCCAAAAAAGTAAAGTGCCACCTCCTGATGACTCTCATTAATCATTCCCAGTACACAAAGAAGGAGGGGTTATGATCAGAGCCTGGCTTctgacttgcagggagcattttacATTCCTTAACCtaaagttttggaactttgaccttgtttaacatagacatcctACATGAAAACCACATTAGTGAAGCAAAGCgttagttcatgcaggacacaGAAGTCCTTCGCCtcagctgtaatcagctgacagccactgATTGAATCGGCACACCTTATCAGTCatacaccaatcacagccactCTCACCACAAGGCAGTCCCTTTAAATGTTACTCCCATCTACACGGATCTAGCTTAACCattgctcacactgctgctggcaaagcttgcCTCCACCACCCGAGCCTCCACCTTTCTGTTTCAGGGTCCCATCATGGCTTTATGGTCAATATGCAATTCATGTCTTTGTTTTGGCCTGCTCCTTGGGGGTCTTGCATTGCGCTCCCTGTTTTTAGCTCagcatgctgctggctaatccaGGGAGCATCTTAGAGTGGAGCCTTCAACGCCAAGTAAAACTGTATTaccatttgttgcaataaattGTTTAATCTATGAcgagtgttcctgactgaatgATAATgcataaataacagaaaatcacaaaaaagtttaacatgtcccctttaaaaatTCTTGAAATTTTAGAACCAGTCCtaactggatttttggggccaaggctgataccgatattagggaatttaaaaaatctgatattgtatattggccaataatctgtgaatatgtgtataaaacgCATATTTTTTGCAATGTTGTTCTCAAATCCCTGtgataaagatatgtaatgCAGGCATTATATTTCACAGTTTAGCTATAAAAATAGTGCACTGAAAcggtaaacttcactgggaatgtAATCATTATAATACTAGAAATAACTAGCACTAGAAataatgaaacaacaacaacaacaaaaacatgtacttatatattaaacttgaattaagaaaaagatttaaatatacataaaatttTATACAGAGTAAAGAAAATATAGGCGCATATCCGACAACATATATGccaataccaatatatctgtgataagcCAAACCGGatgataatatcagctgactgatatgTCGGTCTGGCTCTAATTTCCAGCCCATGAAAGGAATCTATCTCAGTGTTCCTACCCCCTGCAGTGGGTGCTGGGAGCCCCAAATGGAACATGAAAGGTTCAGTTTTCCTAACGTGTTTATTATTAAAAGCTTTCTCTGCAGACAGAACTCTCAGCACAGTGTGCCTAAATCTTATAATAATAGGAAAAAGCCTGTCATGTGACCAGCgagactggtgtgtgtgtcatcatcattatttatcacaaatacaacaacCCTGTGTCAGGCAGAGAGGATCATGGTTAAACAAAGAGAACAGGCTGTCCACTTCAGTGGATAAACacagaaaatggaaaattaaaTGAAGTGGAATTCTATCAACATTGTGATGACGTAATATTTGCTCCTCTTCATCTCGCTGATATGTTTGTCTCAGTCAGGGTGTGTGAAGCCACTCTTCACTCTTATCATGGTGGACTTTATTTGATCACATATGCAGCCACCCTCTAATCCCCTGATATTAATTCCCAATACATTTTCCAGAGAGAGGTCATGTAGGGTACAGACCATAGCTGTAAATAgctttttcatttaaaactttCAAGCTGCTGCAGATAGCATCAAGCAGGGCATTCTTCCTAGGTGTGTTTAACATTTCAAATCCAGCGGTGCTCCCATTTTCACTCTGCAGTCAAAGAACAAGCATCCTCTTTCACTCTATCAGGATTTCTAACAGAATTCAGAGTCATTTTCCATGATCatgaatggaaga from the Scomber japonicus isolate fScoJap1 chromosome 4, fScoJap1.pri, whole genome shotgun sequence genome contains:
- the igsf21b gene encoding immunoglobulin superfamily member 21b gives rise to the protein MDPCGYLTVNIEPLPHVVIGDTVTLKCNFQTDGNLREIVWFRVTDGGSGKQKIFTYDAMYNTSYSHMEDNRRREDLVYQSTVRLPEVQMEDDGLYECHVGIYDRSSRDKVILASGSITLTVIVPPKSISVVAANSPAPFSRYEAQNFTLVCIVAGAKPAPMVYFKRDGELIDVVPTTQFSSSVGDQSKRPGQGKTRGRSQAGLRSSEVLPSRDLDDTKLRKSLSLPEKEGNPARLGQDGPDSSEEGQAQESESSPEPTTEVIPETVVSREFPRWVQTSDPLYYFQHRQRASGDGTMEVRAMLTWSLNPQLDNEALFSCEVNHPALSMPMQAEVTLAAPKGPKLTMSPSKAKVGDTVRITVQGFKLGPSASEVFPEPMFTWTKVGGPLLDGREEHDGRELVLERVPAELNGSMFRCTAQNPLGSTDTHTRLIVFDNPRLKKGIERFVAINAAISQRSFTLTSMLLLLLSFTCELT